The following proteins come from a genomic window of Melospiza georgiana isolate bMelGeo1 chromosome 3, bMelGeo1.pri, whole genome shotgun sequence:
- the CNR1 gene encoding cannabinoid receptor 1 isoform X1, whose translation MRLSAAGCWGVSHRSYLPTNWNSPALILLVCKRLGNLVLSSELYCPSPYGIRTSSDAFFHPPSISETNKTGVMKSILDGLADTTFRTITTDLLYVGSNDIQYEDMKGDMASKMGYYPQKFPLSSFRGDPFQEKMTGGDDSLLSIIPSEQVNITEFYNKSLSTFKDNEENIQCGENFMDMECFMILNPSQQLAIAVLSLTLGTFTVLENLLVLCVILHSRSLRCRPSYHFIGSLAVADLLGSVIFVYSFVDFHVFHRKDSPNVFLFKLGGVTASFTASVGSLFLTAIDRYISIHRPLAYKRIVTRPKAVVAFCVMWTIAIVIAVLPLLGWNCKKLNSVCSDIFPLIDETYLMFWIGVTSVLLLFIVYAYMYILWKAHSHAVRMLQRGTQKSIIIQSTEDGKVQITRPDQTRMDIRLAKTLVLILVVLIICWGPLLAIMVYDVFGKMNKLIKTIFAFCSMLCLLNSTVNPIIYALRSKDLRHAFRSMFPTCEGTAQPLDNSMESDCQHKHANNAGNVHRAAESCIKSTVKIAKVTMSVSTDTTAEAL comes from the exons ATGAG gTTGTCAGCTGCTGGATGCTGGGGGGTGTCACATAGGAGCTATTTGCCCACAAATTGGAACAGTCCAGCCCTTATCCTGCTAGTGTGCAAACG GCTTGGAAACCTTGTTCTGTCCTCGGAGCTGTATTGTCCATCACCATATGGGATAAG GACTTCCTCCGATGCATTTTTCCATCCCCCAAGTATCTCTGAAACCAACAAGACTGGGGTTATGAAGTCAATTCTAGATGGCCTCGCAGATACAACCTTCCGAACAATCACGACAGATCTCCTTTACGTGGGCTCCAACGATATCCAGTACGAAGACATGAAGGGTGACATGGCATCCAAGATGGGGTACTACCCCCAAAAGTTCCCCCTTTCTTCCTTCAGGGGTGATCCTTTCCAAGAAAAAATGACTGGAGGAGATGATTCCCTGTTGAGCATTATTCCCTCAGAGCAGGTCAACATCACAGAGTTTTACAACAAGTCCCTGTCCACTTTTAAGGATAATGAGGAGAATATACAGTGCGGGGAGAACTTTATGGATATGGAGTGTTTTATGATCCtgaaccccagccagcagctggccATCGCCGTGCTGTCGCTCACCCTGGGCACCTTCACAGTCCTAGAGAACCTCCTCGTCCTGTGCGTCATCCTCCACTCCCGAAGCCTCCGGTGCAGACCCTCCTACCATTTCATcggcagcctggctgtggccGACCTCCTGGGCAGCGTGATTTTTGTCTACAGCTTTGTGGATTTCCATGTTTTCCACCGGAAGGATAGCCCCAACGTCTTCTTGTTCAAACTGGGTGGAGTTACAGCCTCCTTCACCGCCTCCGTAGGTAGCCTTTTCCTCACGGCAATAGACCGGTACATCTCTATACACAGGCCGCTAGCTTATAAAAGGATTGTTACCCGACCAAAGGCTGTCGTAGCATTTTGTGTGATGTGGACCATCGCTATTGTAATAGCCGTTCTTCCTCTGCTCGGCTGGAACTGCAAAAAGCTCAACTCTGTTTGTTCGGACATATTCCCTCTCATCGATGAGACGTACCTGATGTTCTGGATCGGGGTCACCAGCGTCCTCTTGTTGTTCATTGTCTATGCCTACATGTACATTCTGTGGAAGGCTCACAGCCACGCTGTTCGCATGCTGCAGCGAGGCACTCAGAAAAGCATAATCATCCAGTCCACGGAGGATGGTAAGGTTCAGATCACTAGGCCTGATCAAACTCGTATGGACATCAGGTTAGCCAAAACATTGGTCCTTATCCTAGTTGTTTTAATCATATGCTGGGGCCCTCTCCTCGCCATCATGGTGTACGATGTCTTTGGGAAAATGAACAAGCTCATCAAGACTATCTTTGCCTTCTGTAGCATGCTCTGTTTGCTGAATTCAACAGTGAATCCCATCATCTACGCTCTCAGGAGCAAGGACTTGCGACACGCCTTCCGCAGCATGTTCCCCACCTGCGAAGGGACGGCGCAGCCCCTGGATAACAGCATGGAGTCTGACTGCCAGCACAAACACGCCAACAACGCGGGGAACGTGCACAGGGCTGCCGAGAGCTGCATTAAGAGCACAGTTAAGATTGCCAAAGTTACCATGTCTGTCTCCACAGACACAACTGCTGAAGCGTTGTAA
- the CNR1 gene encoding cannabinoid receptor 1 isoform X2, producing the protein MRLSAAGCWGVSHRSYLPTNWNSPALILLVCKRTSSDAFFHPPSISETNKTGVMKSILDGLADTTFRTITTDLLYVGSNDIQYEDMKGDMASKMGYYPQKFPLSSFRGDPFQEKMTGGDDSLLSIIPSEQVNITEFYNKSLSTFKDNEENIQCGENFMDMECFMILNPSQQLAIAVLSLTLGTFTVLENLLVLCVILHSRSLRCRPSYHFIGSLAVADLLGSVIFVYSFVDFHVFHRKDSPNVFLFKLGGVTASFTASVGSLFLTAIDRYISIHRPLAYKRIVTRPKAVVAFCVMWTIAIVIAVLPLLGWNCKKLNSVCSDIFPLIDETYLMFWIGVTSVLLLFIVYAYMYILWKAHSHAVRMLQRGTQKSIIIQSTEDGKVQITRPDQTRMDIRLAKTLVLILVVLIICWGPLLAIMVYDVFGKMNKLIKTIFAFCSMLCLLNSTVNPIIYALRSKDLRHAFRSMFPTCEGTAQPLDNSMESDCQHKHANNAGNVHRAAESCIKSTVKIAKVTMSVSTDTTAEAL; encoded by the exons ATGAG gTTGTCAGCTGCTGGATGCTGGGGGGTGTCACATAGGAGCTATTTGCCCACAAATTGGAACAGTCCAGCCCTTATCCTGCTAGTGTGCAAACG GACTTCCTCCGATGCATTTTTCCATCCCCCAAGTATCTCTGAAACCAACAAGACTGGGGTTATGAAGTCAATTCTAGATGGCCTCGCAGATACAACCTTCCGAACAATCACGACAGATCTCCTTTACGTGGGCTCCAACGATATCCAGTACGAAGACATGAAGGGTGACATGGCATCCAAGATGGGGTACTACCCCCAAAAGTTCCCCCTTTCTTCCTTCAGGGGTGATCCTTTCCAAGAAAAAATGACTGGAGGAGATGATTCCCTGTTGAGCATTATTCCCTCAGAGCAGGTCAACATCACAGAGTTTTACAACAAGTCCCTGTCCACTTTTAAGGATAATGAGGAGAATATACAGTGCGGGGAGAACTTTATGGATATGGAGTGTTTTATGATCCtgaaccccagccagcagctggccATCGCCGTGCTGTCGCTCACCCTGGGCACCTTCACAGTCCTAGAGAACCTCCTCGTCCTGTGCGTCATCCTCCACTCCCGAAGCCTCCGGTGCAGACCCTCCTACCATTTCATcggcagcctggctgtggccGACCTCCTGGGCAGCGTGATTTTTGTCTACAGCTTTGTGGATTTCCATGTTTTCCACCGGAAGGATAGCCCCAACGTCTTCTTGTTCAAACTGGGTGGAGTTACAGCCTCCTTCACCGCCTCCGTAGGTAGCCTTTTCCTCACGGCAATAGACCGGTACATCTCTATACACAGGCCGCTAGCTTATAAAAGGATTGTTACCCGACCAAAGGCTGTCGTAGCATTTTGTGTGATGTGGACCATCGCTATTGTAATAGCCGTTCTTCCTCTGCTCGGCTGGAACTGCAAAAAGCTCAACTCTGTTTGTTCGGACATATTCCCTCTCATCGATGAGACGTACCTGATGTTCTGGATCGGGGTCACCAGCGTCCTCTTGTTGTTCATTGTCTATGCCTACATGTACATTCTGTGGAAGGCTCACAGCCACGCTGTTCGCATGCTGCAGCGAGGCACTCAGAAAAGCATAATCATCCAGTCCACGGAGGATGGTAAGGTTCAGATCACTAGGCCTGATCAAACTCGTATGGACATCAGGTTAGCCAAAACATTGGTCCTTATCCTAGTTGTTTTAATCATATGCTGGGGCCCTCTCCTCGCCATCATGGTGTACGATGTCTTTGGGAAAATGAACAAGCTCATCAAGACTATCTTTGCCTTCTGTAGCATGCTCTGTTTGCTGAATTCAACAGTGAATCCCATCATCTACGCTCTCAGGAGCAAGGACTTGCGACACGCCTTCCGCAGCATGTTCCCCACCTGCGAAGGGACGGCGCAGCCCCTGGATAACAGCATGGAGTCTGACTGCCAGCACAAACACGCCAACAACGCGGGGAACGTGCACAGGGCTGCCGAGAGCTGCATTAAGAGCACAGTTAAGATTGCCAAAGTTACCATGTCTGTCTCCACAGACACAACTGCTGAAGCGTTGTAA
- the CNR1 gene encoding cannabinoid receptor 1 isoform X3 yields the protein MKSILDGLADTTFRTITTDLLYVGSNDIQYEDMKGDMASKMGYYPQKFPLSSFRGDPFQEKMTGGDDSLLSIIPSEQVNITEFYNKSLSTFKDNEENIQCGENFMDMECFMILNPSQQLAIAVLSLTLGTFTVLENLLVLCVILHSRSLRCRPSYHFIGSLAVADLLGSVIFVYSFVDFHVFHRKDSPNVFLFKLGGVTASFTASVGSLFLTAIDRYISIHRPLAYKRIVTRPKAVVAFCVMWTIAIVIAVLPLLGWNCKKLNSVCSDIFPLIDETYLMFWIGVTSVLLLFIVYAYMYILWKAHSHAVRMLQRGTQKSIIIQSTEDGKVQITRPDQTRMDIRLAKTLVLILVVLIICWGPLLAIMVYDVFGKMNKLIKTIFAFCSMLCLLNSTVNPIIYALRSKDLRHAFRSMFPTCEGTAQPLDNSMESDCQHKHANNAGNVHRAAESCIKSTVKIAKVTMSVSTDTTAEAL from the coding sequence ATGAAGTCAATTCTAGATGGCCTCGCAGATACAACCTTCCGAACAATCACGACAGATCTCCTTTACGTGGGCTCCAACGATATCCAGTACGAAGACATGAAGGGTGACATGGCATCCAAGATGGGGTACTACCCCCAAAAGTTCCCCCTTTCTTCCTTCAGGGGTGATCCTTTCCAAGAAAAAATGACTGGAGGAGATGATTCCCTGTTGAGCATTATTCCCTCAGAGCAGGTCAACATCACAGAGTTTTACAACAAGTCCCTGTCCACTTTTAAGGATAATGAGGAGAATATACAGTGCGGGGAGAACTTTATGGATATGGAGTGTTTTATGATCCtgaaccccagccagcagctggccATCGCCGTGCTGTCGCTCACCCTGGGCACCTTCACAGTCCTAGAGAACCTCCTCGTCCTGTGCGTCATCCTCCACTCCCGAAGCCTCCGGTGCAGACCCTCCTACCATTTCATcggcagcctggctgtggccGACCTCCTGGGCAGCGTGATTTTTGTCTACAGCTTTGTGGATTTCCATGTTTTCCACCGGAAGGATAGCCCCAACGTCTTCTTGTTCAAACTGGGTGGAGTTACAGCCTCCTTCACCGCCTCCGTAGGTAGCCTTTTCCTCACGGCAATAGACCGGTACATCTCTATACACAGGCCGCTAGCTTATAAAAGGATTGTTACCCGACCAAAGGCTGTCGTAGCATTTTGTGTGATGTGGACCATCGCTATTGTAATAGCCGTTCTTCCTCTGCTCGGCTGGAACTGCAAAAAGCTCAACTCTGTTTGTTCGGACATATTCCCTCTCATCGATGAGACGTACCTGATGTTCTGGATCGGGGTCACCAGCGTCCTCTTGTTGTTCATTGTCTATGCCTACATGTACATTCTGTGGAAGGCTCACAGCCACGCTGTTCGCATGCTGCAGCGAGGCACTCAGAAAAGCATAATCATCCAGTCCACGGAGGATGGTAAGGTTCAGATCACTAGGCCTGATCAAACTCGTATGGACATCAGGTTAGCCAAAACATTGGTCCTTATCCTAGTTGTTTTAATCATATGCTGGGGCCCTCTCCTCGCCATCATGGTGTACGATGTCTTTGGGAAAATGAACAAGCTCATCAAGACTATCTTTGCCTTCTGTAGCATGCTCTGTTTGCTGAATTCAACAGTGAATCCCATCATCTACGCTCTCAGGAGCAAGGACTTGCGACACGCCTTCCGCAGCATGTTCCCCACCTGCGAAGGGACGGCGCAGCCCCTGGATAACAGCATGGAGTCTGACTGCCAGCACAAACACGCCAACAACGCGGGGAACGTGCACAGGGCTGCCGAGAGCTGCATTAAGAGCACAGTTAAGATTGCCAAAGTTACCATGTCTGTCTCCACAGACACAACTGCTGAAGCGTTGTAA